A region from the Mya arenaria isolate MELC-2E11 chromosome 2, ASM2691426v1 genome encodes:
- the LOC128224244 gene encoding acidic mammalian chitinase-like isoform X2, translating into MHDRGCHVKLLNRHKANITFYIITVARGTPCLFDSWINEIKVIKKMLLTVTLLFAAFIHGASGFRIVCVYTNWSQYRPGDGKFLPEDVDPTLCTHLIYVYAKLQRNKLHSSEWNDEGTRWKDGMYQRVINLKELNPEMKVLLGVGGWMMGSKDFSRLASRRGSRRVFARSAVKFLRDRKFDGLTIDWQHPTRRGGRPRDRQNYSFLLKEVRMAFDAESKKSGLPPLLLTAGVSASIDVIDTAYEVDNLTRYTDFLNVFAYDLHGAWDNYTGHPSQLYPRQDEFGPATEINVDASMRHWMSLVPDASKLVLGVSTYGRTFTLRRSRHHEYNVPTTGPGVEGEFTRQTGMLAYYERCNQYMDAPRVWDPVSQVAYWYSGDQWIAGEDTDSVRAKVNWARYNAAGGIMLSSLDMDDFTGMFCTGEISPLLNAIHDQLKKPLPPNPHYFEGFLTSQQHTWEVSGTSTVNYFDLHDFTTSTEMTASSTTPPTFTSKPTHIQPSKLSPLQPITSKSQGRFSRPQQISSHGKESRVGVSRNHLKETSLLQIETIQTTGTGGSSKLSSHISLDESAKNSNVSNNVSRLLQNTADLPTHSFIDSILKLMDGKTDNDVQGVRSKFNTHLRLKDFDRFKSPPVETSPTDYIITPGFDSHNMKLPGPKLTPAPRKDRNRDFSPWISNEPQSENGKGSKIGARLSSFNIISPFNTNSAAQRSSNGGSRTRSRSLSAPSPSSPDAKPRTGFVNVANPRSTVK; encoded by the exons GCGCTTCTGGTTTCCGGATCGTGTGTGTCTACACAAACTGGTCGCAGTACCGGCCGGGGGACGGAAAGTTCCTGCCGGAAGACGTGGACCCAACTCTGTGCACGCACCTCATATACGTCTACGCCAAACTGCAGCGGAACAAGCTGCATTCATCCGAGTGGAACGATGAAGGAACGCGGTGGAAGGACGGCAT gtACCAGAGGGTGATTAACCTTAAAGAACTCAATCCGGAAATGAAGGTGCTACTTGGCGTAGGCGGCTGGATGATGGGCAGCAAGGACTTCAGCCGCCTCGCCTCCCGCCGGGGCTCCCGCAGGGTCTTCGCCAGATCCGCCGTAAAATTCCTTAGGGACCGGAAGTTTGATGGACTGACCATTGACTGGCAGCATCCCACGAGGAGAGGAGGCAGGCCGCGAGACAGACAGAATTACTCTTTTTTATTGAAG GAAGTACGGATGGCGTTTGATGCTGAGAGCAAAAAGTCAGGGTTGCCGCCTCTGCTCCTCACAGCCGGGGTGTCCGCCAGCATTGACGTCATAGACACCGCTTATGAGGTGGACAATCTCACCAG GTATACAGACTTCCTGAACGTGTTTGCGTATGACCTACACGGGGCCTGGGACAACTATACCGGTCACCCATCACAGCTGTATCCCCGACAGGACGAGTTTGGGCCCGCTACTGAAATCAATGTG GACGCTTCAATGAGACATTGGATGTCGCTGGTACCAGACGCAAGCAAGCTGGTCCTCGGCGTGTCAACATACGGCAGGACGTTCACGTTACGCCGGTCCCGTCACCACGAGTATAACGTGCCTACCACCGGCCCAGGGGTAGAAGGCGAGTTCACACGGCAGACTGGCATGTTAGCGTACTATGAG CGATGTAACCAGTACATGGACGCGCCGCGAGTGTGGGACCCCGTCAGTCAGGTTGCTTATTGGTACAGCGGGGACCAGTGGATTGCCGGGGAGGACACCGACAGTGTCAGAGCAAAG GTTAACTGGGCGAGATACAATGCCGCCGGTGGCATTATGCTTTCATCATTGGACATGGACGATTTCACTGGAATGTTTTGTACTGGAGAAATATCTCCTCTCCTCAATGCTATTCACGATCAGCTTAAAAAACCTTTACCACCAAATCCCCACTACTTTGAAGGCTTCCTTACCTCTCAGCAGCATACTTGGGAAGTATCGGGAACTTCCACTGTAAATTATTTTGACCTACATGATTTCACTACAAGCACGGAAATGACTGCATCTTCTACTACTCCTCCTACATTTACAAGTAAACCCACACACATTCAGCCGTCAAAACTGTCTCCGTTACAGCCCATTACATCAAAATCACAAGGAAGGTTCTCACGACCACAGCAAATCTCTAGTCACGGCAAAGAAAGTCGAGTAGGTGTAAGTAGGAACCATCTCAAGGAAACCAGTCTTTTGCAAATTGAGACTATCCAAACAACGGGAACAGGAGGCTCGTCAAAATTAAGCTCACACATAAGTCTTGACGAATCAGCCAAAAATTCCAACGTTTCAAACAATGTCTCGAGACTTTTGCAGAATACTGCTGATTTGCCAACGCACAGCTTCATAGATAGCATTCTTAAATTGATGGATGGGAAGACAGATAATGATGTTCAAGGTGTTAGAAGCAAGTTCAATACTCATTTAAGATTAAAGGATTTTGACAGGTTCAAATCCCCACCTGTGGAAACGTCTCCTACCGATTACATCATAACACCGGGCTTTGACTCGCATAATATGAAATTACCTGGTCCAAAATTGACACCTGCGCCAAGGAAAGACAGAAATCGAGATTTTAGCCCATGGATTTCGAATGAACCGCAATCAGAAAATGGTAAAGGATCGAAGATCGGTGCACGATTAAGctcttttaatattatttctcCGTTCAACACCAATTCTGCAGCGCAGCGAAGTTCCAACGGGGGCTCGCGGacaaggtcaagatcactgtcaGCTCCTTCACCAAGCAGTCCAGATGCAAAACCAAGAACAGGTTTCGTGAACGTGGCTAATCCGAGGTCAAccgtaaaataa
- the LOC128224244 gene encoding oviduct-specific glycoprotein-like isoform X1 encodes MHDRGCHVKLLNRHKANITFYIITVARGTPCLFDSWINEIKVIKKMLLTVTLLFAAFIHGASGFRIVCVYTNWSQYRPGDGKFLPEDVDPTLCTHLIYVYAKLQRNKLHSSEWNDEGTRWKDGMYQRVINLKELNPEMKVLLGVGGWMMGSKDFSRLASRRGSRRVFARSAVKFLRDRKFDGLTIDWQHPTRRGGRPRDRQNYSFLLKEVRMAFDAESKKSGLPPLLLTAGVSASIDVIDTAYEVDNLTRYTDFLNVFAYDLHGAWDNYTGHPSQLYPRQDEFGPATEINVDASMRHWMSLVPDASKLVLGVSTYGRTFTLRRSRHHEYNVPTTGPGVEGEFTRQTGMLAYYERCNQYMDAPRVWDPVSQVAYWYSGDQWIAGEDTDSVRAKVNWTTTYQAGGIMLWSLDTDDFRKKCGNEAFPLLKAAIDEKKAPTNLWPKGEGVRIKQFEIGVQINNTVTMTMPYDFDTTTFVTDISTEDIANFENSDEKLTVVPKLNKERSVPQNQNTEKVIPKQTKKVQPPRKKGRRRRLRRLRKPATKPTTSLTTTRPTLPMTTALPSTQIALAPSTKSIQTTTTKQSPITINKPLVKTTTPLTFKPAKAGPTPKAKNTVPRRRKLTRKQRIQMIKRRRQMALQRKRNERMKSNRKQKAATKEQSQITTVNKTKVTIATTQTSIKTSTEQTITKKGKPQQKAINKKAKTNLGSGERIDIKTTTMTTIKQIQTKTPAAKVEIVDKTSKATQKPQPKTKNSPAQINERRRRIMRIQRMRRLRKQRQQKNKQQLKSKTQEKTTTVAPTTSTQPTFASTVKPKVASVQINNKINSNKASSSNKIKTENAEQIKKDTTKVPTAQNKDNTKQKKPPKPRRRFTKQQLQRIRQRMQRIRKLKQLQQQEKNNQKKASA; translated from the exons GCGCTTCTGGTTTCCGGATCGTGTGTGTCTACACAAACTGGTCGCAGTACCGGCCGGGGGACGGAAAGTTCCTGCCGGAAGACGTGGACCCAACTCTGTGCACGCACCTCATATACGTCTACGCCAAACTGCAGCGGAACAAGCTGCATTCATCCGAGTGGAACGATGAAGGAACGCGGTGGAAGGACGGCAT gtACCAGAGGGTGATTAACCTTAAAGAACTCAATCCGGAAATGAAGGTGCTACTTGGCGTAGGCGGCTGGATGATGGGCAGCAAGGACTTCAGCCGCCTCGCCTCCCGCCGGGGCTCCCGCAGGGTCTTCGCCAGATCCGCCGTAAAATTCCTTAGGGACCGGAAGTTTGATGGACTGACCATTGACTGGCAGCATCCCACGAGGAGAGGAGGCAGGCCGCGAGACAGACAGAATTACTCTTTTTTATTGAAG GAAGTACGGATGGCGTTTGATGCTGAGAGCAAAAAGTCAGGGTTGCCGCCTCTGCTCCTCACAGCCGGGGTGTCCGCCAGCATTGACGTCATAGACACCGCTTATGAGGTGGACAATCTCACCAG GTATACAGACTTCCTGAACGTGTTTGCGTATGACCTACACGGGGCCTGGGACAACTATACCGGTCACCCATCACAGCTGTATCCCCGACAGGACGAGTTTGGGCCCGCTACTGAAATCAATGTG GACGCTTCAATGAGACATTGGATGTCGCTGGTACCAGACGCAAGCAAGCTGGTCCTCGGCGTGTCAACATACGGCAGGACGTTCACGTTACGCCGGTCCCGTCACCACGAGTATAACGTGCCTACCACCGGCCCAGGGGTAGAAGGCGAGTTCACACGGCAGACTGGCATGTTAGCGTACTATGAG CGATGTAACCAGTACATGGACGCGCCGCGAGTGTGGGACCCCGTCAGTCAGGTTGCTTATTGGTACAGCGGGGACCAGTGGATTGCCGGGGAGGACACCGACAGTGTCAGAGCAAAG GTGAATTGGACGACAACATACCAGGCAGGCGGGATAATGCTCTGGTCATTGGACACGGATGACTTCAGAAAGAAATGTGGGAACGAAGCGTTTCCGTTGCTGAAAGCTGCAATCGACGAAAAAAAAGCTCCGACTAATTTATGGCCAAAGGGAGAGGGAGTTCGtataaaacagtttgaaatcggagtccaaataaataatactgTTACAATGACCATGCCTTATGATTTTGATACAACCACCTTTGTGACGGATATCTCTACTGAAGATATAGCTAACTTTGAAAATAGTGATGAAAAACTAACTGTTGTtccaaaattaaataaagaaagaagCGTTCCCCAAAATCAAAACACTGAAAAAGTCATTCCAAAGCAAACGAAAAAGGTTCAACCTCCTCGTAAGAAAGGCAGAAGGAGGCGTTTGCGTCGATTAAGAAAACCAGCAACAAAACCAACTACATCTCTCACAACCACACGACCTACACTTCCAATGACAACAGCTTTACCATCAACACAAATAGCACTTGCTCCGTCTACTAAATCAATACAGACAACCACGACGAAACAATCGCCAATAACTATAAATAAACCACTAGTTAAAACAACAACTCCCTTAACATTTAAACCAGCCAAAGCGGGTCCAACGCCAAAGGCCAAAAATACTGTACCTCGTAGAAGAAAACTAACTCGAAAACAAAGAATACAAATGATTAAACGAAGAAGGCAGATGGCTTTGCAGAGGAAACGAAACGAAAGGATGAAGTCTAATCGAAAACAAAAAGCTGCTACTAAGGAGCAATCACAAATAACCACGGTCAACAAAACAAAGGTAACGATTGCTACCACGCAAACAAGTATCAAAACGTCCACGGAGCAAACTATTACAAAAAAGGGAAAACCACAACAAAAAGCAATCAACAAAAAAGCGAAAACGAATTTAGGCTCGGGAGAAAGAATAGACATCAAAACAACCACAATGACTACAATAAAACAGATACAAACGAAAACACCAGCTGCTAAAGTAGAAATTGTTGACAAAACGTCTAAGGCGACTCAAAAACCCCAGCCAAAGACCAAGAACAGTCCCGCCCAAATAAATGAAAGGCGAAGACGGATAATGAGGATTCAAAGAATGCGACGATTGAGAAAGCAAAGgcagcaaaaaaataaacaacaattgaAAAGCAAAACTCAGGAGAAAACTACAACTGTTGCTCCTACAACCTCAACTCAACCTACTTTCGCTTCTACGGTGAAACCAAAAGTGGCTTCcgttcaaataaataataaaataaattcaaataaagcaTCATctagcaataaaataaaaacggaAAATGCAGAACAGATTAAAAAGGATACAACGAAAGTCCCTACTGcacaaaataaagataataccAAACAAAAGAAACCCCCTAAACCCCGAAGAAgatttacaaaacaacaactcCAAAGAATTCGCCAAAGAATGCAACGAATAAGGAAACTAAAACAACTtcaacaacaagaaaaaaataatcaaaagaaGGCATCTGCTTAA